Proteins found in one Bacillota bacterium genomic segment:
- a CDS encoding DegV family protein codes for MRVGVALDSTGDLDRATLEAYGLESAPVVVLVDGRELEAGPEADRAAFARLLAGTPVEKISTSGVNVEAWGEAVDRLRARGAGSVLLLSLASTLSGTHRSAVAAARLAEPFPVRVVDSGTASCGLAALALSAARLAASGASLEEMEGWVRKAAARTRTILASRDTSILRHLGRLLEAEPGGSPEYVLLDLGARIRPLGAAEGVEEAVERLAALFREHWQGGDGPEGGWQLVIGHGGNADAARRLEERLGQLAPAGQRFHVLRVDDGPIFTLLSRGPGGFGLGAAPLPGRLDEAGAARV; via the coding sequence ATGCGCGTAGGCGTGGCGCTGGACTCCACCGGCGACCTGGACCGGGCCACCCTGGAGGCCTACGGGCTGGAGTCGGCGCCGGTGGTCGTGCTGGTCGACGGCCGGGAGCTGGAGGCGGGCCCGGAGGCGGACCGGGCCGCCTTCGCCCGGCTTCTGGCGGGCACGCCCGTGGAGAAGATCAGCACCTCGGGCGTCAACGTGGAGGCCTGGGGCGAGGCCGTGGACCGGCTGCGTGCGCGGGGCGCCGGCTCGGTCCTGCTCCTCTCCCTGGCCTCCACCCTGAGCGGCACCCACCGCAGCGCCGTGGCCGCCGCCCGGCTGGCCGAGCCGTTCCCCGTCCGCGTCGTGGACAGCGGCACCGCCTCCTGCGGGCTGGCCGCGCTGGCGCTCTCCGCGGCCCGCCTGGCCGCTTCCGGCGCCTCCCTGGAGGAGATGGAGGGCTGGGTGCGGAAGGCGGCCGCCCGCACGCGGACGATCCTGGCCAGCCGCGACACCAGCATCCTCCGCCACCTGGGACGCCTGCTGGAGGCGGAGCCGGGCGGCTCGCCGGAATACGTCCTTCTCGACCTCGGCGCGCGCATCCGTCCGCTCGGCGCCGCAGAGGGCGTCGAGGAGGCGGTGGAGCGGCTGGCCGCGCTGTTCCGCGAGCACTGGCAGGGCGGGGACGGCCCCGAGGGGGGCTGGCAGCTGGTGATCGGCCACGGGGGCAACGCCGACGCCGCCCGGCGGCTGGAGGAGCGGCTCGGGCAGCTGGCCCCCGCCGGGCAGCGGTTCCACGTGTTGCGCGTCGATGACGGCCCCATCTTCACCCTCCTCTCCCGCGGGCCGGGCGGCTTCGGCCTGGGCGC